From Aegilops tauschii subsp. strangulata cultivar AL8/78 chromosome 5, Aet v6.0, whole genome shotgun sequence:
GTGGAGCCGCCCAAGGTTGATGCGCCGCCGCCGGCTCCTGATGCCTCACCTTCACCCGTGTGTGCGGACCCACCGCCAGAGGCAGAGGGGCCGGAGAAAGCACACGGAGCGCCACCAGCCGGCGACGAAGCCAACACGGAGAAGCCGCCAGAGGGTGACGGTGACCCGGCAGCGCCTACCCCGGCCACGGAAGATGAGCCGGTACTGAGTTCGGAAGCGGTGCCAGTTTCCGATTCAGCGGCGTCAGAGAGGCCGCCGGAGGAGGAgaccccgccaccgccgccgatcCCGACGCCAATGCCAAGGCAGGTGCCGGTGCCGCCGCGtccggcgccgccgccaccggatgTGCCGATGGAGCGATCGAAGCACGACCTGGTGGACAAGATGCCGTACCTGTTCGTCAGGGTTGTGCGTGCGCGAGGCCTGCCGGCGGGAGCGCACCCACACGTGCGCGTGGCCGCCGGCGGCCGGCACGCGTCCACCCGGGAGGCGCGCCGCGGCGCCTTCTTCGAGTGGGATCAGACATTCGCTTTCAAGCGCGATCCGGCCATCGACTCCCCGGGCCCCACGCTCGAGGTCTCTGTGTGGGACCTCCCTCCCGACGCCGATGTGTCCATCGCCGACGACCGCAGCTTCCTCGGCGGGCTCTGCTTCGACACCGCCGATGTCCACGCGCGCGACCCGCCCGACGGGCCGCTCGCCACGCAATGGTACAGGCTGGAAGGCGGGCGCCGCCTCGCCGGTGCCGACCTGATGGTCGCCACGTGGGCTGGCACGCAGGCCGACGAGGCCTTCGGCGAGGCGTGGAAGGCGGACTCCCCGTCAGCGTCGTCGTTCTCGGCTGCCGTCGCGTCGCGCGCCAAGGTGTACGTCTCGCCAAAGCTCTGGCTCCTGCGCCTGACAGTCATCGAGGCGCAGGACACGCTCACGGCGGCGCCGCCCCGCGACGCCGGCATCGCGGTGCGCGGGACCCTGGGCTTCCAGTCCCTAAAGACCCGCACGACGCCGGTGAACCGCAACGGTGGGCCGGCGTGGAACGAGGACCTGGTGTTCGTCGCCGCCGAGCCGTTCATCGACGAGGACTGCTTCGTCATCTCCCTCGAGGTTCGCTACGGCAAGGAAGCTTTCCCCGTGGGGTCGGCCAGCATCTCGCTCGCTGCCATCGAGAGGCGGGTTGACGATCGGAAGGTGGCGTCCAAGTGGCTCGACCTTCTCCCGTCCGACGAGGCCATGAGAAAAGTGGGCAAGAGGGCGGCCATGCACATGCACGGCGGCCGGCTGCACGTGCGCGTGTGTCTCGACGGGGGCTACCACGTTGCCGACGAGCCGCAGTACGCGAGCAGCGACTTCCGGCCGTCGGCGCGGCAGCTGTGGCGCCCGCCAATCGGCGCGCTGGAGCTTGGCATCGTCGGGTGCAAAGGCCTCCTACCGATGCGCACCGCCGACGGCAAGGGGTGCACGGACGCGTACGCCGTGGCCAAGTACGGCCCCAAGTGGGCGCGCACGCGCACCATCTCCGACAGCTACGACCCGGCCTGGAACGAGCAGTACACGTGGCCCGTGTACGACCCGTGCACCGTGCTCACCGTCGGCGTCTTCGACGACCCGCTGCAGTCGCTTCCGCCGGACGAGGGGAAAGACGCCGCGTGTTCGCGACCGATGGGGAAGGTGCGGATACGGCTGTCCACGCTGGAGAACGGCCGCGTGTACCGCGGCACGTACCCGCTAATCTTGATGCTGCCCTCCGGCGCAAAGAGGATGGGCGACGTCGAGCTGGCCGTCCGCTTCGCCACGTCCGGGACGGCGCTCGACGTGCTGCACATGTACGGGCAGCCGGTGTTGCCGGCGATGCACCACCTGCGGCCGATCCCGTCCGTGAACCGCGAGGCGCTTCGGCTGGCCGCGGCGCGCATCTCGGCCGGTCACCTGGCTCGCGCCGagccgccgctccggcgggaggtGGCGATGTGGATGCTGGACGCGGCGGAGCCCCGGGGATTCAGCATGCGGAAGCTGCGCGCCAACTGGAACCGCGCCGTGGCGGCGCTGTCGTGGGTGGCCGACGCGGCGCGGTGGGCAGAGGATACCCGGTCGTGGCGGAACCCGACGGCCACGACCATGGCGCACGCCGTGCTCGTGCTCCTGGCGTGGCACCCGGATCTCATCGTGCCGACGCTCACGCTCCACGTCGCCGCCGTCGGCGTGTGGAAGTACCGGCGCAGGCCGCGCGCCCCGGCGCCGCACCCGTGCGTGCGCGCGTCCATGGCGGAGGCGCCTGACAGGGAGGAGCTGGACGAGGAGTTTGACACGATACCGAGCGGGAGGTCGGCGGAGGTGGTGCGCGCGCGGTACGACCGCGCTAGGATGGTCGGAGCGCGGCTGCAGGCCATGGTCGGCGACGTGGCGACGCAGGCGGAGAGGCTGCAGGCGCTCGTGTCGTGGCGCGACCCGCGCGCCACAGGGATGTTCGTGGTGCTCTGCGTCGTGGTGGCCATGGTGCTGTACATGGTGCCCATGAAGGTGGTGGCAGTGGTCGCCGGGTTCTACTACCTCCGGCACCCCATGTTCCGGGACCGGATGCCGGCGCCAGTGATCAACTTCTTCCGGCGGTTGCCTTCTATGTCGGAACGTATCATGTAAGGCTAGCTCGTGTAGGATCTGCCGAGCGGTGTGGGAGTCTGGGTCGCCATGGACTGCAGTTCGAGTTGCACCTTGTAGTACTGGGTCGTTTTCCTTTTGTAGTactctccctctggtcctttttattCTGCATATTAGATTTCTGTCAAGTTAAACtttgcaaagtttgaccaaatttatattaaaaaatacCAATATTTATAATACCAAATATATAaactatgaaactacatttcatAGTGAATCTAACAATGTTGGTTTGGCATTGTAAAGGTtaatacttttttctataagtttggtcaaagttgAGATACTTTGACTTCGGACAAAACTTATATGTGGACTAAAATagatcggagggagtacttagCTAGTAAAGAACACTTCAGCTATATGTAAGTCGTCGGAGTTTTAAATTTGGATAAGTCAATTTTCAGACCATGATTCTTGTGTCAAGATTTGTGCTGTTTTACTTTCTTGTGTTGTTTCATGACTTCTTAAGCTGATTTCTTGACTTGCCTCTCTTTGGGGTAAGTCAATTTTCTTTTCTTAGGCTGGATTTTTGACTTGCCCCTGTTTGGGGTAAGTCGAATTTTTCTAGCTAAGTTTTGGACTTGCCGTTGTTTGGTTAAGACAAAAAAATTTATTGGGCATTAGGCTAATTACACATCGCATTTTTTATGGGTTTTTGCTTTTGCTTTCTTTATATTTTTAgtcggtttttctttttcacaTGGGTATTTTTTGCTGCACTTCTACTGTATGTTTGTCGCGCGAAAATTCATTTTGGTTTTTTCTGTCATTGATTTCTGCTTTGATATTTGTGCTCTCTTTCTTCTGTTCTGCGAGTTCTTTTGGGCTAGTTTTTTCATCAATCACATATTTGGGAATTCCTTAACATCCTGAAGCCCATTTCCTGGCGATCTAACCCTCCACTCTCTCCCTTTGTTATTTTCTGTTTACtgattttttgtttttctttattAGTCATTTTTTATTTACTTTTGGGTATTTTGGGATGTTGGGTGACTGTAAATGTATACACACAAATACTATAAAATATATGCAGAAGTTGCATTATTGTATGATTATTCTTTACATACTACAAAAATGTGCAATTACGGTGCAAAGTTGTGTTGAAGTATTTATAGTTTttctcttcattttcattttttcttaaaggctaataccaatgccactaattcaatgtttcttataaaaaatagttattattttattttgtgtctctTTAAGGGTAATATCAATGCCACTAATTCACTCCTTTTTAGGACTTTTTTGCGAAAATTTCACTATTATATGCTTCTTGTTGCATTTTTTTGAACCGTTCTTGTTGCATATTTGAAAAGGCACAAATTTTTTTGTATATTGTGTGAAAAATTTGGCATTGTTTGTTTTAGATCTTTTTTCATTTTACTTAAAGTctaataccaatgccactaattcatgtTTACTTAAAAAACTTAATTGTTTGGATCTTGTTTTAATTTGCATTTCATTTTCTTTCTACTTAAAGGATAATACCAAGCCACTAATTCATTATTTCTTAgatttttttaatttgttttaGTTTTTATTTCATTTCCTTTCTTTCTTAATGGTAATACCGATGCCACTTTCATTTCTTTTTAGGGAACTTCCATTTTACGAAAATTCACCATTGTATGattattcttgcatattataaaaaGCACGATTTTTATGTAGATTTGTGTGCAAACTTTGCCATTATTTTCTACTAATTCATTATTTTATTTTCCTTAAAGGGTAATACCTATGCCATTAATTTATTTTTTCTTAGAAAACTTTATTAatattattttgatttagtttttgTTTCATTTTATTTCTTCTTAAAAGGTAATACCAAAGCAACTAATTCATTTTTTCTTGGAAAacgttattattattattttgttttttAAGGGTAATACAACTATCACTAATTAATTACTTCTTATGAAACTTCTGATTTGCGAAAATTACACTATTATATGCTTATTCATGCATATTATGCAAAGGTGCAATTCCTTTGTAATTATGTGCAAATTGTATTATTTTATTCTTTCTTCTGGAAGGGTAATACCAATGGCAATAACTCCAATTTTTTCTTATAAAATTCAGAAACTACCAGAGCGAGACCTGAAACAATTATTCCATTgtcgcaagcctctgttcttccgcaatcccatctggaggcctccCCCAatactctgccagagggggaattgATCATGGACGGCCTCTACATTAACCTTGCTgcatctccgatgatgtgtgagtagttcctcactagacctatgggtccatagcagtagctctctctctctctctctctctctctctgatcttcaatacaatgttctcttcGGAGATCGATATGATGTAATCCTTTtatgcggtgtgtttgttgggatccgatgaattttggTTCTATGAacagattattcattgaaagtaacTAAGTTATattctgaactttattatgtgTGATTTTTATATCTATGTAATGCTTTCCGATCTATGAGTTATCTTTGGCCAAGTTGATGATTAGATCTTCAGTGGAAGTGGAGCATAGtagtaggttcaatcttgcggtgtcctcacctcaTGACATAAGGCGTAGAgaggtctacttgtcacagacgtaaTATTTATGTACCGATCATGCCATGAAtaacatcataactatgcgctattctatcaattgcccaacagtaatttgtccacccaccatttgctatgtTCTTGAGGGagatgcctctagtgaaacctatggaccCCGGGTCCATTTAAATCATATTACTAAACCCCTGAATACCTTGCAATTTAGGCGACGGGCTTGGCGAGGGGCGCGCGCGACGGGGGCGAGAAGAACAGATGAACTGAAACCAACCGAAATTTTCGTAAGTGCAGTATATATAGGAGAggccattagtaccggttggagccaccaaccggtactaaaggcctatTTTGGCCGGCGACGACGGCGGAGGGCGCGCAGCGACGACGGCGCGCGGCGGGGCGcgacgacgggggcggcgacgacggcgacggggacgggctGGGGCGCGACGTGGGCGGCGACGGGCTCGGCGAGGGGCGCGCCGGGGGCGAGAAGAACAGATGAACTGAAACCAACCGAAATTTTTGTAAGTGCAGTATATATAGGAGAggccattagtaccggttggagccaccaaccggtactaaaggcctattttggccaggccaagcggcgggaagagcagacctttagtaccgggtggtggcagcaaccggtactaaagaccgacctttagtaccggttggagccacgaaccggtactaaagtgtGTGCGCTCCCATCCCACTGTGcagaaagtttagtcccacctcgcgggGTGAAGGGCAGCAGCAttggtttataaacccagccgcggcTGCTCCTTCGAACTCCTCTGTAAAGCAGGCTTCTGGGCGTAACTATGAcgcgctgccctgtgagcctgctggcccttGTGGGCCTGAATTTCCACGCCCGAGGCCTAGCAGGCCAACTGGGCAGCGCCCCGacaattttttatatagttttttcttttctaCATTATTTATACATgaccgtttgtacacgaagtgcgtccagtttttgccatgaccctctctacttttttgcacatgctatgcgggtgaaatgatgataccatgccaagtttcaatcttttcagagttcatttgtagagcttttcaatttcagggtcatttagctcaaaataaATAAGTAAGTGCATTAAAAatggcaaatgatgtcagaaagggttgaaagttgatgacgtggctttgaatggcgcctgctgaacgcaaaaaaagtccggagttgtaataagttattaaaattttgaattgccggtgtaacagatgagttttcgtccgaaaccctgatacttcgaaagagattgtccagtttgtacacgaagtgcatccagtttttgccgtgaccctctctacttttttgcacatgatatgcgggtgaaatgatgataccatgccaagtttcaaccttttcagagttcatttgtagagcttttcaatttcagggctatttagctcaaaacaaatcagtaaatgtattaaaaatagcaaatgatgtcagaaagggttgaaagttgatgacgtgacTTCGAATGGCGCCtcctgaacgcaaaaaagtccggagttgtaataagttattaaaattttgaattgccggtgtaacagatgagttttcgtccgaaaccctgatacttcgaaagagattgtccagtttgtacacgaagtgcatccagtttttgccgtgaccctctctacttttttgcacatgctatgcgggtgaaatgatgataccatgccaagtttcaaccttttcagagttcagttgtagtgcttttcaatttcagggttatttagctcaaaacaaatcagtaaatgcattaaaaataacaaattatgtcagaaagggttgaaagttgatgacgtggctttgaatggtgcctgctgaacgcaaaaaaagtccggagtttgAGAGGAGAGAGTGAGGgtgtaaacatgtaaaaatatacataaaaaatacattgatcatcaatgatctttttgtgtacaatctgaattgtcaatatgagtcctcaacagtttagaaaccggtgaagactcatattgcggccacaaattctacacatagagttcaatgaagaccaagtgttgttatagtttgagaagtaacatatttaaggtggtaaaaaccCTGTTAGccgagcgaggtgggactaaaaaaccgCCGCAACTACAAACCTCTAGTACCGATTTGTGGTATGAACCGATACTAAAGGCGCTGGTGGGCCCCAGCCGGACCACGGCGTGCCAcagcctctttagtaccggttcgtgccaggTTCGCGACGAATTAGCTCCGCCCACCTAGCCgttcgaaccggcactaatggacacattagtgccggctttGTTACAAACCAGTCCTAACGTGCTTCATATTACTCCgtttttttactagtggaaggaCATCCCGGCGAACACCCGGAGTTGTCCGTCGGAACGGTCGACGGCCGCTTTTGTTGGAACCGTGGCCTGCCCTAGCTCGGCTCTACCTCTCTCTCGCTGCACCTCCCGCTCGTTCTCTCTGACACAACGAAGAGGAAGATGAAGGAAGAAGAAAGACTTAGGACACAGGTGTTTCCCGGAGCACGTACTTCGCCCGCCGCACGAACGGCGTGTATTTCTTTTCCCTGAGCTGCCTCACATTGCTACACCCGATTCATCAACGAGCAGTAGTACACGGGACTTATACCTGGGCTAAACCACATGCGCACGTACGCACGCCTGCCCAGCTCGCGATCCGCTCCGCCCGGTCCGCACGCACGACGCGCTCACGCGCACGACACGGCCGGCGTCCAACGGCCACCACAACGAGCTCCCGCTACTCTCGGCAACGACTCAGATGCGTTCCACGATCCGCATGCCCAGGCCGCGCACACGACGCGCTCCTACGCGCTCGACGCGGCCGGACTCCGCATGCATCGCCCGTGTCCGCTCGCCAACTACCAAGCATGCACACACACCGGTCACGCACGCCACGCTTCCGATCCGTCCCGCGTGCACACACGCACGCCCAACACGATCGCCGTGGCTTATGCCCAACAGCTTTCGCCATTGCGCACAGGACAAACTCGTTCTCCTCGTACAGTACCTCGTGGTTCTGCATGTCCACGGCTCGCCACACATCTGGCAACTTGGCCGCCTCCAGCCACGAGCGGCACACGAGGCCGGCGCCCATGAGGACCTCGACGGCGCCAAGCCTGACGAAGATCGAGGCGAGAGCATCGAGGGGCAGCAACGACCAGTCCCTGGCCGGGGGCTCCGACAGGGGAGGCGCCACGTTGTCCATCGACGATCGATCCGTCCTCTGGGACTGGAACTGGGGACGTTAGAAACTCATAACAGTCGTAGCGTCAGGTAAGTTCAGAGATCAATTTTACAGAGGCAAGGCAGGGATGTGAACCGTTGGTCTTTGAGTGTTGATGAAGACGGAGGGCTTGCTTCTCGCGTGCCAACcttgttggaaataatccaaACCTAATCAGGTACTGTACGTGTCAGTAGTGTTTGCAGTTCATGTCCGAGTTGAACTAGACGTGTGTCCGTGTCCTAGTGTGTCTCTCTCGCATGCCATGGCGTGGTGGTACCTGCTGAGTGCAAGTCGGATTGTCACATTGGCCTAATTCTTGAAAGTTGAATACTGAAAATTAAGTACAACTTTGATGTTATAGGGACCGAGGAAGATGAATCAGATTGATTCTTTTCTCGGAGCTATCCAGGTAAATCAGCCTCGACCCTGAGTTTTGAATCTGAAGGAAATGCAACTATTTCAGAAGTTGGAGTCCAACTTTATATGAATTTTTTTGTCATGTATTTTTCTTCTAGTCCTTGAAAATGAGACTACTTTGAGCAATTAATTGGGTTGATCGTCTTGCTTTAATGCATACAACTTGGCCAATTAATTTTCCCAAATGGTAAGTGCACATATGTGTGGCACAAAATAACACCGCCCTGACGTTTTAATAACTAAATTGCCATAAAAAACGAAACCCCAAGAAAAAACTGAAGCTTGTCATGCAAACAAAAAATTGTCATGCTTCACAACTAAAGTTGTCATCTCCGGGTAACTAAAGTTGCCATAAAAAAGTTAGGACGGAATTGCTccgtgccacacgtgtggcacttatcaGGTCCTTAATTTTGTAGATTGTGTTATTTGATTGTGTTGGGAATTCAAAATTTTGTTTCCTTTAAAAGTCTGCGAATAACTTCAATCCTGGATTTGCCACTACATCAGAGCATCTACAATAGCTGCCCTATATCTCTGTGTGTGTGGGGGTGGGTGGGTGTGGAGGACTCCATCAAATTCAAGGGTCTCTCTCCCATATAGCTCCACGCTCCCCGGTCTAATTGGCCTAGTTGTTTAGGTTCCTAACTAGACGGGCTCTAATCTCGGTCTAATTGGTCTAATAGAATTAGACGAGAAGGCCGCTAGGATTTTTCTCTCTAGTTTTCTCGCAGCTCTTCATCCTGGATGTTGAAGCTCTGCCGGACTACTACTTCGGAATGCGTGGATACCTCGGAGGGGTCATCTACTTTGACTCTCGTCACAGAGAACATTCTCATGGCTGGGAGGTATAACCTAGCTGCAGGAATCGGCGGGACCTTCATGCAGCATCGACTCGTCACTGCTTCCACCACTCTGCACCATCGGTGAGTTTGATCATTACCTTCATCTTCATAGTGTTCCTAGGACTGATTGTATAGCTTAATTGTTTTTGCTGCGTATCATGTTCCCCTTTAGCTTCGTCCCCTAGGTGGTGCCCTTCCCAGCTGTTCAGCGATATCGACGCATGCATGAAGTTGTGGGAGACACGAGCGCACATCGTCGCGCAAAAAGCATGTTGTCTTTCTAACGATGGCCATGATCAGGACATGGAAATAACGATGGCCATCAGGAAATAACGATGGCCATGGGCTTATCGTCTAATTCGAAGCTTTCCTCGAAGCAGTCCTGCACCATCGATGCATGTCAATCTCTCGATAGATATAGCAAAATGATTATCCAGCCCCTTTTAACTAATCGCATTATTTTTCCTTAATCCATCCCGATCCCATATATATCTCGTATGTCCTGACCCAACCAACAGATGTCCCGAGCGACCTAATCTTGCATGTACAACCCACCCATCCCTctccctgttggaaatatgccctagaggcaataataaagtggttattattatattaatcatgataaaagtttatcattcatgccagaattgtattgattggaaacttaaatacatgtgtgaatacataagcAAATACCAAGTCCCTACTATGCCTCTaatagactagctcgttgatcaaaagatgattaagatttcctgaccatagacatgagttgtcatttgataaccagatcacatcattagaagaatgatgtgatggacaagacccattcgttagcttagcatatgatcgttcagtttattgctactgttttcttaaatgtcaaatacatatttctTCGACCATGACCCCCTCGTCCCCTCCCTCGTCGCACCCGTAGACGAGGAGGAGGACCCCTCGTCACACCCAGCGGTTGCCTCTCCCATGCACCCATTCCTCGCCGCCGCCAGAGGGCGTGACCGGGCAGCACCTGGCTCGCGTCGGCGGCAGCGGGGCCCATCTCCTCCTCGCACGGGGGTGCTGCGGCGGGGCAGCCTCCTTGGCCAGGGCGGCGTGCCGGCGTCGGGCATGCCGAGGACAGCGGCCCTcggtgataatccccaagtgtaaggaatcatcgtagcaattttcaaaggtggaagtgataagtatggagtgtcgaacccacaaggagctaaaggtaagatcaatattctctcaagtcctatctgccactgatacgactctacgtacactgaacatttgcttccatctagaaacgagaaataaaactacgttgtgggtatgaagaggatagctttgcatgatattggagaactaaaatataaaaataggtgttgttctcataaagttagaatatattactatatattataaatagcgagtgtggaataatgatgggtcggtgtgcggaattatcctaggcaattattaacaagatcggtagtcggcattgcaatttcatatgagggagaggcataagctaacatactttctctcattggatcatatgcacttatgattggaactctagcaagcattcgcaactactaaaaatcattaaggtaaaacc
This genomic window contains:
- the LOC109774927 gene encoding multiple C2 domain and transmembrane region protein 16 → MAATVRKLVVEVVEARNLLPKDGTGTSSPYARADFDGQRRKTRTVPRDLNPAWNEPLEFNFPGPGSGGIDPVAGEPLEVAIFHDVRVAPTRRNNFLGRVRLDARQFVRKGEEALIYFPLEKKSFLSWVRGDIGLKVYYLDEPLAPEPDPPAADPPAADVEPPKVDAPPPAPDASPSPVCADPPPEAEGPEKAHGAPPAGDEANTEKPPEGDGDPAAPTPATEDEPVLSSEAVPVSDSAASERPPEEETPPPPPIPTPMPRQVPVPPRPAPPPPDVPMERSKHDLVDKMPYLFVRVVRARGLPAGAHPHVRVAAGGRHASTREARRGAFFEWDQTFAFKRDPAIDSPGPTLEVSVWDLPPDADVSIADDRSFLGGLCFDTADVHARDPPDGPLATQWYRLEGGRRLAGADLMVATWAGTQADEAFGEAWKADSPSASSFSAAVASRAKVYVSPKLWLLRLTVIEAQDTLTAAPPRDAGIAVRGTLGFQSLKTRTTPVNRNGGPAWNEDLVFVAAEPFIDEDCFVISLEVRYGKEAFPVGSASISLAAIERRVDDRKVASKWLDLLPSDEAMRKVGKRAAMHMHGGRLHVRVCLDGGYHVADEPQYASSDFRPSARQLWRPPIGALELGIVGCKGLLPMRTADGKGCTDAYAVAKYGPKWARTRTISDSYDPAWNEQYTWPVYDPCTVLTVGVFDDPLQSLPPDEGKDAACSRPMGKVRIRLSTLENGRVYRGTYPLILMLPSGAKRMGDVELAVRFATSGTALDVLHMYGQPVLPAMHHLRPIPSVNREALRLAAARISAGHLARAEPPLRREVAMWMLDAAEPRGFSMRKLRANWNRAVAALSWVADAARWAEDTRSWRNPTATTMAHAVLVLLAWHPDLIVPTLTLHVAAVGVWKYRRRPRAPAPHPCVRASMAEAPDREELDEEFDTIPSGRSAEVVRARYDRARMVGARLQAMVGDVATQAERLQALVSWRDPRATGMFVVLCVVVAMVLYMVPMKVVAVVAGFYYLRHPMFRDRMPAPVINFFRRLPSMSERIM